A region of Lycium barbarum isolate Lr01 chromosome 3, ASM1917538v2, whole genome shotgun sequence DNA encodes the following proteins:
- the LOC132632325 gene encoding uncharacterized protein LOC132632325, protein MYTYIFCNTFTSFSISKHFLMSTAQLTIFTIFALFAVSSLTATAQTPFVVAHKKASVLKLKSGQERVFVTIDVYNNGSLAIYDVSLTDDSWSSEIFDFVAGNTSNSWEKLDAGSHVSHSFELESKVKTTYYSEPAVITFRIPTKSKLQEAYSTPITALETLAEKTVAYKLDLVTYFLLTQA, encoded by the exons atgtatacgtatatatttTGTAACACGTTTACATCATTTTCCATTTCCAAACATTTCCTAATGTCGACAGCACAATTGACAATCTTCACCATCTTTGCTCTTTTTGCTGTTTCCTCTTTAACGGCGACAGCCCAAACTCCGTTTGTGGTGGCCCACAAGAAGGCTTCTGTCCTAAAGCTCAAGTCCGGTCAAGAACGTGTCTTCGTTACAATTGACGTTTATAACAATGGATCTCT CGCTATATATGATGTAAGTCTTACGGATGATAGCTGGTCTTCGGAAATATTTGATTTCGTGGCTGGAAACACGTCCAATTCATGGGAAAAGCTAGATGC CGGCTCTCATGTTTCACACTCTTTCGAGTTGGAATCCAAAGTGAAAACAACTTACTACAGTGAGCCTGCTGTCATAACATTCCGTATTCCTACAAAATCAAAACTACAG GAAGCATATTCTACCCCAATTACTGCACTAGAAACCTTAGCAGAAAAAACTGTTGCCTACAAATTAGATTTGGTAACTTATTTCCTCCTAACACAAGCATGA
- the LOC132634132 gene encoding uncharacterized protein LOC132634132: protein MSEEHGGGMAAHDNVGSKRHRRPSVRLGDIGGNHFSNKASKNLTLALVDTNTKENSSSRKKMNNWSNVVDEDDNRDVNLDDVAIGSWKIKSLKSKKGTVTQKIRSGWTTKANDKMVSVTDVQDLENNENSGDSPLHSCDNNHKINDNLNMGIDIDSRTWKIRSLKSKKGTVTKKIRSGWGSSKANDSEKHDKILSTTDVEDSGHSPVHSYDNNKINDNVNMGVDIVDRGIGNVNSRKSVGTRVSEEGPTDTERNGVKVWLNQLGLGQYSSLFEIHQVDDEVLPMLTLEDLKDMGVNAVGSRRKMYCSIQNLNKGFS from the coding sequence ATGTCGGAGGAACACGGCGGAGGAATGGCGGCACACGACAACGTCGGGTCAAAACGCCACCGTCGACCCAGCGTCAGGTTAGGCGACATTGGTGGTAACCATTTTTCTAACAAGGCTTCCAAGAATCTAACTCTTGCCCTAGTTGATACTAACACTAAAGAGAATAGCAGTTCTAGGAAAAAGATGAATAATTGGAGTAATGTTGTTGATGAGGATGATAACAGAGATGTAAATTTGGATGATGTTGCTATTGGTAGTTGGAAAATTAAGAGCTTGAAATCCAAGAAAGGTACAGTAACCCAGAAAATCAGGTCTGGTTGGACTACCAAAGCTAATGATAAAATGGTCAGTGTTACTGATGTTCAAGATTTGGAGAATAATGAAAATTCAGGAGATAGTCCACTTCATTCCTGTGACAATAATCACAAGATTAATGATAATTTGAACATGGGTATTGACATTGATAGTAGGACTTGGAAAATTAGGAGTTTGAAATCCAAGAAAGGCACAGTAACCAAGAAAATCAGGTCTGGTTGGGGCTCCTCCAAAGCTAATGATAGTGAAAAACATGACAAAATACTTAGTACTACTGATGTGGAAGATTCAGGACATAGCCCCGTTCATTCATATGACAATAACAAAATTAATGATAATGTGAACATGGGTGTTGACATTGTTGATAGAGGAATTGGTAATGTGAATAGTAGGAAGAGTGTAGGAACTAGGGTTTCTGAGGAGGGCCCCACTGATACTGAGAGGAATGGGGTTAAGGTATGGTTGAATCAGTTGGGACTTGGACAGTATTCATCACTGTTTGAGATTCATCAGGTTGATGATGAGGTTTTACCAATGCTAACATTGGAAGATCTTAAGGATATGGGAGTTAATGCAGTTGGATCGCGAAGGAAAATGTATTGCTCAATTCAGAACCTCAATAAAGGGTTCTCGTGA